One window of the Amycolatopsis mediterranei genome contains the following:
- a CDS encoding SDR family NAD(P)-dependent oxidoreductase, with protein sequence MSKIWFVTGSSRGLGRCFVEAALGRGDRVAATARSTGSFDDLVARYGDAVLPLELDVTDKAAVFETVKRAAEHFGRLDVVVNNAGYAQIGAIEELTEPELRAQLETNVFGPVWVIQAALPILREQGAGHFIQLSSAAGLIAMPLGGAYQASRWAIEALNETLAKEVADFGVKVTIVEPGGYATRDGKNPDPLANGHVAETTPVYDGLRRRLAEVSGRQPAGDPVAAARALLKVVDAANPPLRVLFGKGFYPMVQQAYADRLATWAQWQDLSAEAQGGDAETVGAHR encoded by the coding sequence ATGAGCAAGATCTGGTTCGTCACGGGTTCGTCGCGCGGCTTGGGCCGTTGTTTCGTCGAGGCCGCCCTGGGACGCGGCGACCGGGTCGCCGCCACCGCGCGGTCCACCGGGAGTTTCGACGACCTCGTCGCCCGCTACGGCGACGCGGTGCTTCCCTTGGAGCTGGACGTGACCGACAAGGCCGCGGTCTTCGAGACCGTGAAGCGGGCAGCCGAGCACTTCGGGCGGCTGGACGTCGTCGTGAACAACGCCGGCTACGCGCAGATCGGCGCCATCGAGGAGCTGACCGAGCCCGAACTGCGCGCCCAGCTGGAGACCAACGTGTTCGGCCCGGTGTGGGTCATCCAGGCCGCCTTGCCCATCCTGCGCGAACAAGGCGCCGGGCACTTCATCCAGCTGTCGTCGGCCGCGGGCCTCATCGCGATGCCGCTCGGCGGCGCGTACCAGGCGTCGAGGTGGGCGATCGAAGCCCTGAACGAAACCCTGGCCAAGGAGGTCGCGGACTTCGGCGTCAAGGTCACGATCGTCGAGCCGGGCGGCTACGCCACCCGCGACGGCAAGAACCCGGACCCCCTGGCCAACGGCCACGTCGCCGAGACCACCCCGGTCTACGACGGGCTCCGCCGCCGCCTCGCCGAGGTCTCGGGCAGGCAGCCGGCCGGGGATCCGGTCGCCGCCGCCCGGGCCCTGCTCAAGGTCGTCGACGCGGCCAACCCACCCCTTCGGGTGCTCTTCGGGAAGGGCTTCTACCCGATGGTCCAGCAGGCTTACGCGGACCGGCTCGCGACCTGGGCGCAGTGGCAGGACCTGTCGGCGGAGGCCCAAGGCGGCGACGCCGAAACTGTCGGTGCTCACCGGTAA
- a CDS encoding TIGR03564 family F420-dependent LLM class oxidoreductase, translated as MRTGILIDELGVGFDAITAQAREAAKLGYGTLWVAQRGGWDALTALPALAAAAPGVELGTCVVPTYSRHPITMAAQALTVQAAAGAPVHLGVGLSHKFIVEGEFGYSYDRPIRHLREYLQALNPLLRGEKADVHGESLTAAGAVNAPGAERPAALVGSVSPQSMRLAGELADGVITTFAGPRATAEYVVPALGSASRVVSGQLICVTSEVDEARKRIEELYAGAGNVPAYRAILDREGHERVSDSAIVGDEETVRRQVKSLEEAGATELLVMPVGSAEEQARTRELLAA; from the coding sequence TTGCGCACCGGAATCCTGATCGACGAACTCGGCGTCGGCTTCGACGCCATCACGGCACAAGCCCGCGAAGCGGCGAAGCTCGGCTACGGCACGCTGTGGGTGGCGCAACGCGGCGGCTGGGACGCGCTCACGGCGCTGCCCGCGCTCGCCGCGGCCGCCCCCGGCGTCGAACTGGGCACGTGCGTCGTGCCGACGTACTCGCGGCACCCGATCACCATGGCGGCGCAGGCCCTGACGGTCCAGGCGGCGGCCGGCGCGCCGGTCCACCTCGGCGTCGGGCTGAGCCACAAGTTCATCGTCGAGGGCGAGTTCGGCTACTCCTACGACCGCCCGATCCGCCACCTGCGGGAGTACCTGCAGGCGCTGAACCCGTTGCTGCGCGGCGAAAAGGCGGACGTCCACGGCGAGTCGCTGACGGCCGCGGGCGCGGTGAACGCGCCCGGCGCGGAGCGGCCAGCGGCGCTGGTCGGCTCGGTGAGCCCGCAGTCGATGCGACTGGCCGGCGAGCTGGCCGACGGCGTGATCACGACGTTCGCGGGCCCGCGGGCGACCGCCGAGTACGTGGTGCCGGCGCTGGGGAGCGCGTCCCGAGTGGTTTCCGGCCAGCTGATCTGCGTGACGTCCGAAGTGGACGAAGCACGGAAGCGGATCGAGGAGCTGTACGCCGGGGCGGGGAACGTCCCGGCCTACCGGGCGATCCTCGACCGCGAGGGACACGAGCGGGTTTCCGACAGCGCGATCGTCGGCGACGAGGAAACCGTGCGCCGCCAGGTAAAGTCCCTCGAGGAAGCGGGAGCGACGGAACTGCTGGTCATGCCGGTCGGTTCGGCGGAGGAGCAGGCCCGCACCCGCGAACTGCTGGCCGCGTGA
- a CDS encoding PucR family transcriptional regulator, with amino-acid sequence MHYPALLSDGLAPRVAVLATEVEAAMPELVESTVRQIRAEMPVYADARFVTHAELRNSVRANLEHVMRTLRGSDVPDLSQARATGRARALQGAPLPELLRAYRIGLTEVWHRFVELTARGQDLAGLVAATTAIWALIDDLAEALTTSYRDTTAEVMVAHQNRRSALVEALFAGGAATEGTLWDIARVLELSLDGTFVVVAAETPRLGQEPLPQIEARLRALQHASAWRLTPDLQVGVVSLRDPAAASAIVDLVREHPVGRVGMSPVFTGLGNTARALHLARVALSSMTPGTPGLVQFTESPLAGLVASAPEASVQLAHHVLQPLLDLPGDDRNVLLLTLRAWFDCQGSTKLTSERMFCHPNTIRHRLKRITEELGRSLANPADIAELGAALRALNLFPEAAHLPAPR; translated from the coding sequence ATGCACTACCCGGCGCTTCTGTCCGACGGGCTCGCCCCGCGCGTCGCCGTCCTCGCCACCGAGGTCGAGGCGGCGATGCCGGAACTCGTCGAGAGCACCGTGCGGCAGATCCGCGCCGAAATGCCGGTCTACGCCGACGCCCGGTTCGTCACGCACGCCGAGCTGCGGAACTCGGTGCGGGCCAACCTCGAGCACGTGATGCGCACCCTGCGCGGCTCGGACGTGCCGGACCTGTCCCAGGCCCGCGCGACCGGCCGCGCCCGGGCGTTGCAGGGCGCGCCGCTGCCGGAGCTGCTGCGGGCCTACCGGATCGGGCTCACCGAGGTCTGGCACCGGTTCGTCGAGCTGACCGCCCGCGGGCAGGACCTGGCCGGGCTGGTCGCCGCGACGACGGCGATCTGGGCGCTGATCGACGACCTCGCCGAGGCCCTCACGACGTCCTACCGGGACACGACCGCGGAAGTCATGGTGGCCCACCAGAACCGGCGTTCGGCGCTGGTGGAGGCGCTGTTCGCGGGCGGCGCCGCGACCGAGGGCACGTTGTGGGACATCGCCCGCGTGCTCGAGTTGTCCCTGGACGGCACGTTCGTCGTCGTCGCGGCGGAAACCCCGCGCCTGGGCCAGGAGCCGCTGCCGCAGATCGAGGCCCGGCTGCGCGCGCTCCAGCACGCCTCGGCGTGGCGGCTCACGCCGGACCTCCAGGTCGGCGTGGTGTCCCTGCGCGACCCCGCGGCGGCTTCGGCGATCGTCGACCTCGTCCGCGAGCACCCGGTGGGCCGGGTCGGGATGAGCCCGGTGTTCACCGGCCTCGGCAACACCGCCCGCGCGCTGCACCTCGCGCGGGTGGCGCTGTCGAGCATGACGCCGGGGACGCCCGGGCTGGTCCAGTTCACCGAGTCGCCGCTGGCCGGACTGGTGGCCAGTGCCCCGGAGGCCTCGGTGCAGCTGGCCCACCACGTGCTCCAGCCGCTCCTGGACCTCCCGGGCGACGACCGCAACGTGCTGCTGCTGACGCTGCGCGCGTGGTTCGACTGCCAGGGTTCGACGAAGCTGACGTCGGAGCGGATGTTCTGCCACCCCAACACGATCCGCCACCGCCTGAAGCGGATCACCGAGGAACTCGGCCGGTCCCTGGCGAACCCGGCGGACATCGCCGAGCTGGGCGCGGCCCTGCGGGCGCTGAACCTGTTCCCGGAGGCGGCCCACCTGCCGGCGCCGCGCTAG
- a CDS encoding (2Fe-2S)-binding protein, which yields MPNYTFVVNGKTVTVDAPADLPMLWALRDKLKVRGPKYGCGINVCKACTSHLDGEAFNPCVTPVSECAGREVTTIEGLADGDELHPVQEAWLEQDVAQCGYCQPGQIMAAVALLKKTKNPTDADIDAIQNVCRCGTYFRIREAIKSAAAKLA from the coding sequence ATGCCGAACTACACCTTCGTGGTGAACGGGAAGACCGTCACCGTCGACGCGCCCGCCGACCTGCCGATGCTGTGGGCGCTGCGCGACAAGCTCAAGGTCCGCGGGCCGAAGTACGGCTGCGGCATCAACGTCTGCAAGGCCTGCACCAGCCACCTCGACGGCGAGGCGTTCAACCCCTGCGTCACGCCGGTGTCGGAGTGCGCCGGGCGCGAGGTCACCACGATCGAGGGACTGGCGGACGGCGACGAGCTGCACCCGGTGCAGGAGGCGTGGCTGGAGCAGGACGTCGCGCAGTGCGGTTACTGCCAGCCCGGCCAGATCATGGCGGCGGTGGCGCTGCTGAAGAAGACGAAGAACCCGACGGACGCCGACATCGACGCGATCCAGAACGTGTGCCGCTGCGGCACCTACTTCCGGATCCGGGAGGCGATCAAGAGCGCGGCCGCCAAGCTGGCCTGA
- the mgrA gene encoding L-glyceraldehyde 3-phosphate reductase — protein sequence MTYVAASGRNDSIPYRRCGRSGLKLPAISLGLWHNFGHDRPLETQRAITRRAFDLGITHFDLANNYGPPYGSAEENFGRLLATDFKPYRDELVISTKAGYDMWPGPYGEWGSRKYLLSSLDQSLGRLGLDYVDIFYSHRFDPETPLEETVGALDAAVRAGKALYVGISSYSSERTAEAARLLRELGTPLLIHQPSYSMLNRWIEEDGLLDTLEEAGAGCIAFSPLAQGLLTNKYLKGVPADSRAAQGKSLDPDTLDDDRLGRVRALNDIAGRRGQSLAQLALAWALRDHRVTSVLIGASSVQQLEDNVGALGNLEFSSEELTEIDGHATDADINLWKRSSDS from the coding sequence GTGACCTACGTTGCCGCTTCCGGCCGAAACGACTCGATCCCCTACCGGCGCTGCGGGCGGTCCGGGCTCAAGCTGCCCGCGATCTCGCTCGGGCTGTGGCACAACTTCGGCCACGACCGGCCCCTGGAAACCCAGCGCGCGATCACCCGCCGCGCCTTCGACCTGGGCATCACCCACTTCGACCTGGCCAACAACTACGGCCCGCCGTACGGCTCGGCCGAGGAGAACTTCGGCCGGCTGCTGGCCACCGACTTCAAGCCCTACCGCGACGAGCTGGTGATCTCGACCAAGGCCGGCTACGACATGTGGCCCGGGCCGTACGGCGAGTGGGGCTCCCGCAAGTACCTGCTGTCCTCCCTGGACCAGTCGCTCGGCCGGCTGGGCCTGGACTACGTCGACATCTTCTACTCGCACCGCTTCGACCCCGAGACACCCCTGGAGGAGACCGTCGGGGCGCTCGACGCCGCCGTCCGCGCCGGGAAGGCGCTGTACGTCGGGATCTCGTCCTACAGCTCGGAGCGCACCGCCGAGGCCGCGCGGCTCCTGCGGGAACTCGGCACGCCGCTGCTGATCCACCAGCCGTCGTACTCGATGCTCAACCGCTGGATCGAGGAGGACGGCCTCCTCGACACCCTCGAGGAGGCGGGCGCCGGCTGCATCGCGTTCTCGCCGCTCGCCCAGGGCCTGCTGACGAACAAGTACCTGAAGGGCGTCCCGGCGGACTCCCGCGCGGCGCAGGGCAAGTCCCTCGACCCGGACACCCTCGACGACGACCGGCTGGGCCGCGTCCGCGCGCTCAACGACATCGCGGGCCGGCGCGGGCAGTCGCTGGCGCAGCTCGCGCTGGCGTGGGCGCTGCGCGACCACCGCGTGACGTCGGTGCTGATCGGCGCGAGCAGCGTGCAGCAGCTGGAGGACAACGTCGGCGCGCTCGGCAACCTCGAGTTCTCGTCCGAGGAGCTGACCGAGATCGACGGCCACGCGACCGACGCGGACATCAACCTCTGGAAGCGTTCGTCCGACTCCTGA
- a CDS encoding TetR/AcrR family transcriptional regulator: MPPAEDRAQRAERILDAAAELLLRAGYRRTTIEDVAERADVGKGTVYLHWKNREELFLSVLLRESVEVLEDLVAAIAADPLSVRLSRLTEIQYANVLERPLLRAGYADDTETLGKLLPKLHGQLDPRHGEAFVEYLDLLAANDLLRTDRPVRELVVAFQAVLNGFLGASPPPEPALIADTIEHAFEPLAVSTRQLRAVAPRALELFTEAVALDRKQLERAY; the protein is encoded by the coding sequence ATGCCTCCCGCCGAAGATCGCGCCCAACGGGCCGAGCGCATCCTCGACGCCGCCGCCGAACTGCTCCTGCGGGCCGGCTACCGGCGGACGACGATCGAAGACGTCGCCGAGCGGGCCGACGTCGGCAAGGGAACCGTCTACCTGCATTGGAAGAACCGCGAAGAGCTGTTCCTCTCCGTCCTGCTCCGCGAGTCGGTCGAGGTGCTCGAAGATCTCGTGGCGGCCATCGCGGCCGACCCGCTCAGCGTGCGGCTGTCGCGCCTGACGGAGATCCAGTACGCCAACGTGCTGGAGCGTCCGCTGCTCCGGGCCGGGTACGCCGACGACACCGAGACCCTCGGCAAGCTGCTGCCGAAGCTGCACGGCCAACTCGACCCCCGCCACGGGGAAGCCTTCGTCGAGTACCTGGACCTGCTGGCCGCCAACGACCTGCTCCGCACGGACCGGCCGGTCCGCGAGCTCGTCGTCGCCTTCCAGGCCGTGCTGAACGGGTTCCTCGGCGCCTCTCCCCCACCCGAACCGGCCCTGATCGCCGACACGATCGAGCACGCCTTCGAGCCGCTCGCCGTGTCGACGAGGCAGCTGCGCGCCGTGGCACCCCGGGCGCTGGAGCTGTTCACCGAAGCCGTCGCGCTTGACCGCAAACAGCTCGAACGCGCTTACTGA
- a CDS encoding AAA family ATPase: MGTGFFSSVDDVSAKLAEAGYLASTAVATTVFLADRLGKPLLVEGPAGVGKTELAKAVAQVSGSRLVRLQCYEGIDEARALYEWNHAKQLLRITAGRDETWEAARTDIFGEEFLLRRPLLTAISSDEPTVLLIDETDKADMEVEGLLLEVLGDFQVTVPELGTITATRAPFAVLTSNATRELSEALRRRCLFLHIDFPDEDLEREIVRLKVPGIDAALADSVVRVIAALRAMDLRKLPSVAETIDWARTLLALGAATLDERVVRESLGVVLKHQDDIAKAGAGLKLEQVLDAS, from the coding sequence GTGGGCACCGGATTCTTCTCCTCCGTCGACGACGTCTCGGCCAAGCTGGCCGAAGCGGGTTACCTGGCGTCGACGGCGGTGGCGACCACCGTGTTCCTCGCCGACCGGCTCGGCAAGCCGCTGCTGGTCGAAGGCCCCGCCGGGGTCGGCAAGACCGAGCTCGCCAAGGCCGTCGCCCAGGTCAGCGGCTCGCGGCTGGTGCGCCTGCAGTGCTACGAGGGCATCGACGAGGCCCGCGCGCTCTACGAGTGGAACCACGCGAAGCAGCTGCTGCGGATCACCGCCGGCCGCGACGAAACCTGGGAGGCCGCGCGCACCGACATCTTCGGCGAGGAGTTCCTGCTGCGCCGCCCGCTGCTGACGGCGATCTCGTCGGACGAGCCGACCGTGCTGCTGATCGACGAGACCGACAAGGCCGACATGGAGGTCGAGGGCCTGCTGCTGGAGGTGCTCGGCGACTTCCAGGTCACCGTGCCCGAGCTCGGCACGATCACCGCCACCCGCGCGCCGTTCGCCGTGCTGACGTCCAATGCGACCCGCGAGCTGTCCGAGGCGCTGCGCCGCCGGTGCCTGTTCCTGCACATCGACTTCCCGGACGAGGACCTCGAACGCGAGATCGTCCGGCTCAAGGTCCCCGGGATCGACGCCGCCCTCGCCGATTCCGTCGTCCGGGTGATCGCCGCGCTGCGCGCGATGGACCTGCGCAAGCTGCCGTCGGTCGCGGAGACGATCGACTGGGCGCGCACCCTGCTCGCGCTCGGGGCGGCCACGCTGGACGAGCGGGTCGTGCGGGAAAGCCTCGGCGTCGTGCTCAAGCACCAGGACGACATCGCCAAGGCGGGCGCCGGCCTGAAGCTCGAACAGGTCCTGGACGCGTCGTGA
- a CDS encoding vWA domain-containing protein yields MTGGVPERLAAFVKALRAQGIPAGPAETVDAAAALEVLGFDDRELVREGLAAALVRRGGQRAVFDAAFDLYFPAGIGTPERAREERPSTLEELREELAAALADGDQQALSQLAGLAVDMLGQYGSASGPGGGFSAHQTLERLQPQTLIARVLATVRGGGVRGEFTDRLDRDEIRRRVEGFRGQVRTEARRRAAEVRGRERVAKHAIAPSPDRVDFLIASRTQLAELRRTIQPLSRKLATRLAARRKRTTRGQIDLRRTLRRSLSTGGVPLRPAYRHRRPGRPEIVLLCDLSGSVAGFANFTMLLVQALRDQFSKIRVFAFVDSTDEVTHLVTTGAADPEHLGARMLAEAALVRWDGHSDYGGSLRQFTENWPDAIGPRTSVLILGDARTNGGDPNLDAVREIKSRARHVHWLNPERRSLWSTGDSAALEYAEVVEMHECRTVHQLGTLVTRLLPV; encoded by the coding sequence GTGACCGGCGGCGTGCCGGAGCGGCTCGCCGCGTTCGTCAAGGCGCTGCGCGCGCAGGGCATCCCGGCCGGCCCCGCCGAGACGGTCGACGCCGCGGCCGCGCTGGAGGTCCTCGGTTTCGACGACCGCGAACTGGTCCGCGAAGGTCTGGCGGCCGCGCTGGTCCGGCGCGGCGGGCAGCGGGCGGTCTTCGACGCCGCCTTCGACCTGTACTTCCCGGCGGGGATCGGCACACCCGAGCGGGCCCGCGAAGAGCGGCCGTCGACGCTGGAGGAGCTGCGTGAAGAGCTGGCCGCCGCGCTCGCCGACGGCGATCAGCAGGCGTTGTCCCAGCTCGCCGGCCTGGCCGTCGACATGCTGGGCCAGTACGGCTCGGCGTCCGGCCCGGGCGGCGGCTTCTCCGCCCACCAGACCCTGGAGCGGCTCCAGCCGCAGACGCTGATCGCCCGGGTGCTGGCCACCGTCCGCGGCGGGGGCGTGCGCGGCGAGTTCACCGACCGGCTCGACCGCGACGAGATCCGCCGCCGCGTCGAGGGCTTCCGCGGGCAGGTCCGCACGGAGGCGCGCCGCCGTGCGGCCGAGGTCCGCGGCCGCGAACGCGTCGCCAAGCACGCCATCGCGCCCTCACCTGACCGGGTCGACTTCCTCATCGCCAGCCGCACCCAGCTCGCGGAGCTGCGGCGCACCATCCAGCCGTTGTCCCGCAAGCTGGCGACGCGCCTGGCCGCCCGCCGCAAGCGCACCACGCGCGGCCAGATCGACCTGCGCCGCACGCTGCGCCGGTCGCTCTCGACCGGTGGCGTGCCGCTGCGGCCGGCCTACCGCCACCGGCGGCCGGGACGGCCGGAAATCGTGCTGCTGTGCGACCTTTCCGGCTCGGTGGCCGGGTTCGCGAACTTCACCATGCTGCTGGTGCAGGCGCTGCGCGACCAGTTCAGCAAGATCCGCGTGTTCGCCTTCGTCGACAGCACCGACGAGGTCACCCACCTGGTCACCACCGGCGCGGCCGACCCCGAGCACCTCGGCGCGCGCATGCTGGCCGAAGCGGCGCTGGTGCGCTGGGACGGCCACAGCGATTACGGCGGCTCGCTGCGGCAGTTCACCGAGAACTGGCCGGACGCGATCGGTCCGCGGACGTCGGTGCTGATCCTCGGTGATGCCCGTACCAACGGCGGCGACCCCAACCTCGACGCGGTCCGCGAGATCAAGTCCCGCGCGCGGCACGTCCACTGGCTCAACCCGGAACGGCGGTCGCTGTGGTCCACGGGGGACTCGGCGGCGCTGGAGTACGCCGAGGTCGTCGAGATGCACGAGTGCCGCACGGTGCACCAGCTCGGCACGCTGGTCACCCGCCTGCTGCCGGTGTGA
- a CDS encoding xanthine dehydrogenase family protein molybdopterin-binding subunit — protein MARPTTEAAEAAEPGQVGRRRFLTYLVAAPTLTVATKLTADGLAPAGAEAAVPTLPQPAEILDLGDVLTLSCAPTAGMLVLEITTGGRARLQLPRAEVGQGITTATAMLVAEELDLPLDRVDVVLSDARTELLFNQLTGGSNTMRSLYDPVRATAATARARMVAAAGAQWRTDASRLSTRDGAVWAPDGRSAAYGVLAGPASRSGLSVGAIAPKAESAHTLVGTPTARQDARAMVTGKQVYTLDLDVPGANPVMVRRPPTINGTVTKVNNEAAVRAMPGIIDIAVVKTGVAVMAETFGQALDGKNALDVTWGPGTVDGENNETIKKKLRAAALPFVVPPLLTQYVDGEFDFAFASHAPMESNSAVADVREDSATIWAGLKSPIVAKQTIAQELGLPENKVTVHVQQGGGSFGRRLFFDAALEAAHISKAMKKPVRLMWSRIDDMRHGRGRAASYHRIRATFALGQVLTFEHRVASVETDWSHGLGEILTAFAAKLPVGGNLSFAQTVFLLTVKSPYNFGVTTQLLNEVPLKFHTSAWRSVYSANTRGAEEIMVDEIAAKLGKDPVAFRREFIKSDRQRAVLDKVAELGEWGKKLPGGFAQGIAVHGEYKSYTACLVELDARDPKHPRVTKATIAVDVGKPVNPRGIQAQMLGGLTDAISTTLTAGLHIDKGLPLEGSYSQFHYARQKNSPMDVQVHVMPATGDDIGGAGELGVPAPVGAIANAYARATGIKPRSFPITFPVDFDPFPR, from the coding sequence ATGGCCCGTCCCACCACCGAAGCCGCCGAAGCCGCCGAGCCCGGGCAGGTCGGCCGCCGCCGCTTCCTGACCTACCTGGTCGCCGCGCCCACGCTCACCGTCGCCACGAAGCTGACCGCCGACGGCCTCGCCCCGGCCGGCGCCGAAGCCGCCGTCCCCACGCTGCCGCAGCCCGCGGAAATCCTCGACCTCGGCGACGTGCTGACGCTCTCGTGCGCGCCGACCGCCGGGATGCTCGTCCTGGAGATCACCACCGGCGGCCGGGCGCGGCTGCAGCTGCCGCGCGCCGAGGTCGGCCAGGGGATCACGACGGCGACCGCCATGCTCGTCGCCGAAGAGCTGGACCTGCCGCTCGACCGCGTCGACGTCGTGCTGTCCGACGCCCGCACCGAGCTGCTGTTCAACCAGCTCACCGGCGGGTCCAACACGATGCGCTCGCTCTACGACCCGGTCCGCGCCACCGCGGCCACCGCGCGGGCCCGGATGGTCGCCGCGGCCGGGGCGCAGTGGCGGACCGACGCTTCGCGGCTGTCCACACGCGACGGTGCGGTGTGGGCGCCCGACGGTCGCAGCGCCGCCTACGGCGTCCTCGCCGGGCCGGCGTCCCGCTCGGGCCTGAGCGTCGGGGCGATCGCCCCGAAGGCCGAGTCGGCGCACACGCTCGTCGGGACGCCGACCGCGCGCCAGGACGCCCGCGCGATGGTCACCGGGAAGCAGGTCTACACGCTCGACCTCGACGTCCCCGGCGCGAACCCGGTGATGGTGCGGCGCCCGCCGACCATCAACGGCACGGTCACGAAGGTCAACAACGAGGCCGCCGTCCGCGCCATGCCCGGGATCATCGACATCGCCGTCGTGAAGACCGGCGTCGCGGTGATGGCCGAGACCTTCGGGCAGGCCCTCGACGGCAAGAACGCCCTCGACGTCACCTGGGGACCGGGCACGGTCGACGGCGAGAACAACGAGACCATCAAGAAGAAGCTGCGGGCCGCCGCGCTGCCGTTCGTGGTGCCGCCGCTGCTGACGCAGTACGTCGACGGCGAGTTCGACTTCGCCTTCGCCAGCCACGCGCCGATGGAGTCGAACTCCGCGGTCGCCGACGTCCGCGAGGACAGCGCGACCATCTGGGCCGGGCTGAAGTCGCCGATCGTGGCGAAGCAGACCATCGCCCAAGAGCTCGGGCTGCCGGAGAACAAGGTCACCGTGCACGTCCAGCAGGGCGGCGGGTCGTTCGGGCGCCGGTTGTTCTTCGACGCCGCCCTCGAAGCCGCGCACATCTCGAAGGCGATGAAGAAGCCCGTCCGGCTGATGTGGAGCCGGATCGACGACATGCGCCACGGCCGCGGGCGCGCGGCGAGCTACCACCGGATCCGCGCCACCTTCGCGCTGGGGCAGGTGCTGACGTTCGAACACCGCGTCGCGAGCGTCGAGACCGACTGGAGCCACGGGCTCGGCGAAATCCTCACCGCGTTCGCGGCGAAGCTGCCCGTCGGCGGCAACCTGAGCTTCGCGCAGACGGTGTTCCTGCTGACCGTGAAGTCGCCGTACAACTTCGGTGTCACCACGCAGCTGCTCAACGAGGTGCCGCTGAAGTTCCACACCTCGGCGTGGCGCTCGGTCTACTCGGCGAACACCCGCGGTGCCGAGGAGATCATGGTCGACGAGATCGCGGCGAAGCTCGGGAAGGACCCGGTGGCCTTCCGGCGCGAGTTCATCAAGTCCGACCGCCAGCGGGCGGTGCTCGACAAGGTCGCCGAGCTCGGCGAGTGGGGCAAGAAGCTGCCCGGCGGGTTCGCGCAGGGGATCGCGGTGCACGGCGAGTACAAGTCCTACACCGCCTGCCTGGTCGAGCTGGACGCGCGGGACCCGAAGCACCCGCGCGTCACGAAGGCGACCATCGCGGTCGACGTCGGCAAGCCGGTGAACCCGCGCGGCATCCAGGCGCAGATGCTCGGGGGCCTGACCGACGCGATTTCGACGACGCTCACCGCGGGCCTGCACATCGACAAGGGCCTGCCGCTGGAGGGCAGCTACTCGCAGTTCCACTACGCGCGGCAGAAGAACTCGCCGATGGACGTCCAGGTGCACGTCATGCCGGCCACCGGCGACGACATCGGTGGGGCGGGCGAACTCGGCGTGCCCGCCCCGGTCGGCGCGATCGCCAACGCCTACGCCCGGGCGACCGGGATCAAACCCCGCAGCTTCCCGATCACCTTCCCGGTCGACTTCGACCCGTTCCCGCGCTGA
- a CDS encoding cyclic-phosphate processing receiver domain-containing protein, whose translation MNRLWVDDLRPAPDGWTWAKSSAEAIALLGDGDFAAISLDHDLGGDDTTRPVVLWLCEHDRWPAEVRVHTANPVGREWLTGMARRYGPGVR comes from the coding sequence GTGAACCGCCTCTGGGTCGACGACCTGCGCCCGGCCCCGGACGGCTGGACGTGGGCGAAGTCGAGCGCTGAGGCGATCGCCCTGCTCGGCGACGGCGACTTCGCGGCGATCTCCCTGGACCACGACCTCGGCGGCGACGACACGACCCGCCCGGTGGTGTTGTGGCTGTGCGAGCACGACCGCTGGCCGGCCGAGGTGCGCGTGCACACCGCCAACCCGGTCGGCCGCGAGTGGCTGACCGGAATGGCGCGGCGGTACGGCCCCGGCGTCCGCTAG